Within Haematobia irritans isolate KBUSLIRL chromosome 2, ASM5000362v1, whole genome shotgun sequence, the genomic segment GCATTTCCACAAAGTGGCATTCCAGTAAAACCCaagcaaacaaaataaaaagagcAGAACTGAACTGAATTCCAAAAGAAACCTGGTTGCCTAACTTCCCTCGAGTTATTCTTCTTGATAGTGGCATACATGAAGAGGTGTCAAGTCTACACAACTCCATGATGATTGCAGGCCACAAAAAGCCTATTAAGGTGGGTGTGTTCAGTAGCTTATGGATTCCAAAGAAGGCACCGACCACTGAAACGATTAAGAATCCTTTATTCCATGGTAGGTGAGAACACAAGACACACGACGAATGTTGTAAATTTCATTGTTAAAAACATCACTTGGTGTTGCAGCGAAACGTTGTCGTTTGGCATTGGAAACATTGTAGCCTGTTGctacaatatatttaaaaaaatccaaaattttaggCTGTGGcgtaaaaaaaagaacaaatcaaaatataacTCTTTACCAAGAAATATTATCGAAGTTTAGCTGCGTTCAATCACTATTAAAAGTATTCAAGCCAAcgatacactggaaaaaatatccACACCAAGTCTCTAGAACTATGCAATATTTCCTATTATGTTGTCGTCGCCAGAGATGAAGCCGCCGCTGACTTTTTATTGCCAGTCGAcgtcgccgccgaatatgtcgactaatctctactcaaatttagccgctttttaataaaaaaatattgatttaaaatagaaaaatttattaataattgttttattttggttGCCAAATTTTTGAACCTTTCACCCACAATCAATCATATCAAGTTGgtacaataattttacaaaaatttacctcaggaaatttgaatgaaatgtaattttgattgTAAgagtggttgtacaactaatctcattaccattcggataactttaaattggttttataatagataattgtcgaccgccgaatagacaaatttatgtcgtcttagccgtcaagccgctgtCGCCGGAGGCAaacatttagtgtcagccgcctccGACAAAAAATTGTCGGCTTTATTCTGTGGTCGTTGCTTTCGCTGTGGCTTTTTAATATCTTTCACCAAATCGGCCGATTGCTATTACTAAAGCGATGACGACaattactttttgtaccaaatACAAGTCTATATCAGTAGAAAACaatgtggaaaaaattatttttaataaatttaacatgAACAAGTATAACGATCCTAGGACAGCAGCAAACTCCATAACTATTGGTCCCAAGAACATTGAAAGTTTATGAAGGAAACAATCTAGGATTGTCCCGTTGCCATttcgaaattatgtcaaaagtcCTATATACAACAGAAACCATAAGtagataaaatttgaattgtcgACTTCAGAGAAAGACGAATGAAATGTCTATGAAAACTCTAGCTAGAAAGTGTTAACGCACtaaaatatttgtggtaaataaattaaaatgttggatCAGAAGTCTTTTTATTACAAAGTAcgtaaatgaaattgaaaattgacaAGTATATTTTGCAGTGTAATTGCGATGATCGTATTTATTATATACGGatcttttaataattttgtataaatagagAATTTTCATATAAGAAGATACGAGTACCATAACTCAGCCCTCCATGGTATGGTGAGCTTACGACTCctggatataaagggtgatttgttaagagcttaataactttttttaaaaaaaaaacgcataaaatttgcaaaatctcatcggttctttatttgaaacgttagattggtccatgacatttactttttgaagataatttcatttaaatgttgaccgcggctgcgtcttaggtggtccattcggaaagtccaattttgggcaactttttcgagcatttcggccggaatagcccgaatttcttcggaaatgttgtcttccaaagctggaatagttgctggcttatttctgtagactttagacttgacgtagccccacaaaaaatagtctaaaggcgtcaaatcgcatgatcttggtggccaacttaccggtccatttcttgagatgaattgttctccgaagttttccctcaaaatggccatagaatcgcgagctgtgtggcatgtagcgccatcttgttgaaaccacatgtcatccaagttcagttcttccatttttggcaacaaaaagtttgttagcatcgaacgatagcgatcgccatttaccgtaacgttgcgtccaacagcatctttgaaaaaatacggtccaatgattccaccagcgtacaaaccacaccaaacagtgcatttttcgggatgcatgggcagttcttgaacggcttctggttgctcttcactccaaatgcggcaattttgcttatttacgtagccattcaaccagaaatgagcctcatcgctgaacaaaatttgtcgataaaaaagcggattttctgccaacttttctagggcccattcactgaaaattcgacgttgtggcagatcgtaagtctattcatgatgaaatgtcaaagcatactgagcatctttctctttgacaacatgtctgaaatcccacgtgatctgtcaaatactaatgcatgaaaatcctaacctcaaaagaatcaccctttagaacatGAATTCAGCAACTCATCTGTTCAATAGCTGATTCATTTCTAGTTCCTTAACAGAAGCTTTAAAAGCCTATGTGTTAGACATATTAAATATATCCTGACAATGCATAACTTAATCAATAAGTATAATTGGACTTTCGCTTATTCTTATTCATCTTATTCATATCAATTTTTTCCCATTATTCTTTGGTGTATTTTATTCTACTTTTTTAGTCCTATGACTTTAATTATCGGAAAGAAATCGAGGCATTACCAATGCAAAACCACACTGAATGCCACTGTGTCAATCGTGCCAGTTTGCAATATGAATCAATGCCACGTGGAAAAAGATCTGGTTCTTGGCTTCACAATCGAACAACACAAAATCAACGAGCACCAAAACATCATCAGCAACAGCATCACCAAtaccaacagcagcagcagcagtccTTAGTGGCCCGATCAGATATGAAATACCAGCCACATATAGAAGCACATCCACACCATAATCTACATCATCACACAGAGAATATGCTCAGTTGCCATTGTCCTCGACATTTCACTGCCTTGGAAGAGGATGTTGAACGCCATGCCCACTTACCTAGGCCACACACAGTGCTCACGCGCAAATGCCGATGTGATTGTTTGCCTCATAATCAAACGTGTCTACGCTTTAAACAAGGCGAAGAAGGATTTTCACTGGAAGATCGCAAGTATGTTCGAATtgcaataaacaattttgtccgtttttttataggtttttaaaattcatttaaattttagtttttaatgaAGGCTAAACCATTCTTATCTAATAATCATTCAACGTTCTGCTCTCGTTGTCGCTTATTCATTTTTCTTCCAGGTGTATTAGTGAACACGATTGTAAACCTCCAGTGTGTGCCTATGGTGACTACAATGTTCCAGCAGGAAGATGTCCCAGTAGTCGATCACATATTAAACCTACATTTTAGAAATCAAACGAATTTCcgtattttaaatataatttttaggaGTCTTTTTTATTCACATTGTCATTTATGTCGAACAAAACGGTTTGGATGTTCCCAGTTCATTTGAAAATATGATTTGGTACTAACATAAAGTgcataaaatttcgatttttgttcagaaaaaaatttaaacttacaACGCCATAATGAAGTGGAAGacattaaatatgaaccaaatgTTAAGTTTAAGTAAAATTgctgtattttttattattactaaattagtaattttaaaattgcatataatttccaatttttaacacattaAGCATTACAGCTTGTCGTACCTTGGAGAGCTCTTTCTTTGTGGTCAGCCCCTATATTATAAAGCAacgtcgaaatttattttttatctcatTTTATGTTGTATTTTTCATGCTATATTGATCaaagttaattattttgtttaaattgaagAATATGTCATTTCTACAATGATACCCAAAGACAGAGGTTATTTTATATGaatgtacactcaaaacaaaattGATTATTAGGATCCAAGAATTTAGATCTTTCCTTAAGGATAGTGGCATCGATACCTGGCCAAGGACTAAGCTGCTTTAAAATAAAGGCATTTTGTGAGGAGCTAACAAACCTTTTCATATCAaatccagtttaaaaatctaaattataactaCGAAGTTTTTACTGTTTCCAACTTAACACTTCCAATCGTTTTCGAATTAACTGGGAACATCCAATAACTCAACAAGGAAATATCTATCGAAGAAATATATGTTTAAGATTCAAAATAAGTCACATTCATCAATTGATATAGTTTTTAGGTATAAACCATACGTTCATcggaatatttttgtaaaaactataTTACCTTGccataagaaaaaacaaaatcccaTTTAACCTATTTCCTAAGTATCCGCACGattttctacatatttaagaaataataattaagtgtgaaaataaacttatatatgtttttcatacaaaGCCATAAATAATTAGTAACGATTATCGTCAGCATATTCAATTAAACCCCTATGAAAAGTAGACAAAAATAGAATTGGAAAGAAGCATgtgattcaaattttaaaaatttttattgcaactaaGCGCCACCTTTTTGGAAAATCAGGGAAATCAtcaacatttatttaaaaatttatcggggtttttcatttttattagttCCCTTCAGAGCTTCTTTTATTTGTAATGCTCTCAAAgaccatttttatatgaatttaataATCATATTTATTTGCTTGTCATCAGTGTTTTCTGTGGTATTTTCCATCCTCATCGGTTCTCTATATTAGACAAACTACTGATTCCCAGGGAGATATTGGCAAGGTCAATCTTTGATTATTATCAAAAACCCAACATGAGAAaagcaacgaaaaaaaaatctgcaacaatttaattatacaaatgTTGCGTTTCTTGTAGACTAAAAATCACAATCGTAATATAAACGATTAgtgttcgttaatacaacgaaaaagtacgttaatataacgaaaccaaTCGTTGTATTAACAAATTTATGCGTTGGTTTAATAGtaaccatcaaaatcgtaaatagtacgaacatttttcgctTAGTCTATCCATTTGTATTTCACATATAAAAGAATCTATGAAGTCAAATAAACAGatcgaaaacaaaaatgtttttgcatAAAAGCAAACTATAacagtaaatattttgaaattttatttcggtaaaaattgtattaaaaaacaaaatttgatctTAGAACATTGTTTGTTTGAGATCCCCCGCAATGGATACAAAGAATCATGGATTCAATACCAGTTTTGGCCGAATATCAACTCCAATGGGATACCACAAGTGGTGATCTTCTTCCAATATTCAGTGAGTTCTGTCCTATTCAATGTTTAGCTCATCCGCCTTTCCATAACCGAGTCCAAACCTGTATTattgagtaaaaaaaaaatacgaaaaaacgtTAGTGTTTGGCGGAAACTGTGATTGAACCAAAGACTCtttatatgcaaggcggccaaTGGTTCCACGATATCGCTTATTATAGATCTTGAcatatagtctaagtgagtcttcaACAATCACCATACGAGTATCTAAGCCATAGTTTTTTTTACTTGATACTACATTTTTCTAGCATCAATCTACTTTGACAACGAACTTTTCATTCGCAATTTCGCAACTAACAGTATAGACTAGACAATTTGTATATAAGTTATCATTTTACTTAATCGAGTATTGTACTAAcattctaaattaaaaaaactagaaGAGCAAAACATTCTGCATGTACTTAAAGTAAAATTATATGTaatattattcaaattaatttatactataattttctaaaatatcaaTGGAAAGAATAATTTAAGTAAAAGCAAAATaaattatggaaaattaaaGCAATGATATATCTTTTGTATTTAATGGAGAAAATAAATCAAGGatacaaaatttacaacatAACATAATAGTTATCTCAGTACAAATAATGAGAATTATACACCCCTTGGCCAATTGATATGAAAATTCCTTACATTcttaatgaaatttgtaattgtatgtaatgttaatttttttttatacacaaccagatttaatatttttgttgcttTTTACAATCATTTATAtacagtaaaaaataaaaaaagctagTCATACGACGACAATTATCActggccttttatttttctttcgaGCCATTTAAAAACCACTGTTATCACAATCAGTGTGAGAATTATAACTGTGTAAGTATCTATATTATAATATTCAATAACATTCATATTCAAACTAGAACTGCGCAAATAATGTGCTCCTTTATGACGTATAACATACTCCAACCAATATATGAGAGTCCTCTCACTGTTCATTGGTCTATCTCTGTAGAGAAGAGAGAAAGTCTTGGCATTGTCATGGTATTCTTCGTTATGCAGTAGTTGTTGTAAAGCATTCACCATGCCATCTAAAGAGAGATTATGAATATTTAATTGTAGGCCCATCTTTCTCTGCTCTATTCTTGCTACATTTGCTCTTTGATCGCCAAAGAAAGGTACTCCCATTAGGGGTTTCCCATAACGATAAACTTCGGATATGCTGCCTTTTCCTCCATGAGTTATGAAGAGTTTGGTGTTATTTGATGCTAATATATGAGATTGCGGCCACCATGGTTTACATCTGATATTTGACGAATTATTAATTAAGTCCTTGCAATTTTTATCATAAGTCCATATTATTGTATATTCtggaaaatattgaaatgcctgcacaaatatttcttcaatatttggaTCCAAATTTGACCATTTAACTCGTGATCCAAAACTGACGTAGATTACATTTGTATCAGCCTTTAAAATATCTTGCATTTCTTTCTCATAAATATCAGTATCGTCGTCTGTCCTATTTCCATATTCCAGACCTCCAATTTCAATTATTCCAGGTACGAATGGAGCTATGGGACCCTCACTTAGGGAATGATGATTGCATAGAGCCAGAGAAACATTCTTACGTACATCCCAAAATGTTGGATATTGAGGATGTGAAAATTGTTCACTGCAAAAATATACGAATAataatgaatttaaaattacagtaaaatattaaaagaaaacGTTCACATTTCCCATGCTATTGTACAAGCAGAGAAGGGATATGATAACTTCCTAGAGTAAAATGCTCTTTTTGGAGAGGGAGAAAAACTAAGTGAAATATTGAGACTttgaattagaaataaaaatccttCAATTATagactaaaacttattttgagagTCGTGCATCTTCGGTttaaagaagaaattttgtacttttaagtaactactttttatactcacatttatttatacattaa encodes:
- the Ugt307A1 gene encoding UDP-glycosyltransferase family 307 member A1 is translated as MHWPVFTSCWLLTVAGWFCRPTSGSQILALFINGHRSHLLFYASIVNLLVDHGHNVTIITTNDFPSSRITSTNLRWIKLSSNYTKSRALAQNNALDKIEAMLSRIDNTAEFMKDPIWKSFMLETEHHFDLMILGYLFNDYQLGVAAHFKCPVVIVWTGQPIGFVHSLMGNPEERWYVPQPYDRNQFRGLKGIAFGWFEKFVEILALHKMHQIYSEQFSHPQYPTFWDVRKNVSLALCNHHSLSEGPIAPFVPGIIEIGGLEYGNRTDDDTDIYEKEMQDILKADTNVIYVSFGSRVKWSNLDPNIEEIFVQAFQYFPEYTIIWTYDKNCKDLINNSSNIRCKPWWPQSHILASNNTKLFITHGGKGSISEVYRYGKPLMGVPFFGDQRANVARIEQRKMGLQLNIHNLSLDGMVNALQQLLHNEEYHDNAKTFSLLYRDRPMNSERTLIYWLEYVIRHKGAHYLRSSSLNMNVIEYYNIDTYTVIILTLIVITVVFKWLERKIKGQ